One window from the genome of Elusimicrobiota bacterium encodes:
- a CDS encoding methyltransferase domain-containing protein produces MKCVCRLCGGERLSPLLDMGRHPIAHHFVLNPSQNEYKHPVKMYFCDACGLVQLIDPVPSHMLYKKYVCLSSWKPQPHIPRLLTLIDELPNINKNSRIVEVGCNDGVFLNALRDAGFTHLFGIEPAEDAFVVAQTRGFSVVNAFFDRALADTLVSAQGQYDLLITRQVMEHIPNLQSFCDGIMRLVKPGGYVLIEVPHFDFIVEVADYSAIWEEHVNYFFQKTLHHLLAKYNIRVIREETSNFSGEALVVIGRNGDRMEFCNAMAPLEDLRSAVMAFSERWPRFRDGLLGFLKIHHNQGKKIAIYGAGCRAISLINFTGMTPFIEFVVDDQLEKQGKFIPGSRLPILPSAALEEKSIDLCLLAVNAENETKVISQHSVFEARGGEFVSLLPPSSLLPPFWKTL; encoded by the coding sequence ATGAAATGTGTTTGCCGATTATGTGGAGGGGAAAGACTTTCGCCCCTTTTGGACATGGGACGTCATCCCATTGCGCACCACTTCGTTTTGAATCCTTCACAAAATGAATACAAACATCCGGTGAAAATGTATTTTTGCGATGCGTGCGGTTTGGTTCAATTAATTGATCCGGTGCCTTCCCACATGCTCTACAAAAAGTATGTTTGCCTCAGTTCGTGGAAACCTCAGCCGCACATCCCGCGCTTATTGACGCTGATTGATGAGCTACCGAATATAAATAAAAATTCCCGGATTGTGGAAGTGGGGTGCAATGACGGGGTATTTTTGAATGCCCTGCGCGACGCTGGATTCACACACCTTTTCGGTATTGAGCCCGCGGAGGATGCGTTCGTCGTTGCCCAGACGCGGGGGTTTTCCGTTGTCAACGCTTTTTTTGATCGGGCGTTGGCTGATACATTGGTTTCTGCCCAAGGACAGTATGATTTATTGATTACCCGCCAAGTCATGGAACACATTCCAAACTTGCAGTCTTTTTGTGACGGAATCATGAGATTGGTCAAGCCGGGTGGGTATGTGTTAATCGAGGTGCCCCATTTCGATTTCATCGTGGAGGTCGCTGATTACAGCGCGATCTGGGAGGAACATGTCAACTACTTTTTCCAGAAGACACTGCACCACCTCCTTGCGAAATATAACATCAGAGTGATTCGCGAAGAAACGAGTAATTTCAGCGGAGAAGCACTTGTTGTGATTGGGCGAAACGGAGACAGAATGGAGTTTTGCAACGCGATGGCCCCTCTGGAAGATTTACGGAGCGCCGTAATGGCCTTCAGCGAACGATGGCCCCGTTTTCGTGACGGTCTTCTGGGCTTTTTGAAAATACATCATAACCAAGGCAAAAAAATTGCCATTTATGGGGCGGGTTGTCGAGCGATTTCCCTCATCAATTTTACCGGAATGACTCCCTTCATTGAGTTTGTCGTGGACGATCAACTAGAAAAACAAGGGAAATTCATACCTGGATCTCGTCTTCCCATTCTTCCTTCTGCGGCCCTGGAAGAGAAATCAATCGACTTATGTTTGCTGGCGGTGAACGCTGAGAACGAGACCAAAGTAATCTCTCAACACTCAGTTTTTGAAGCGAGAGGTGGTGAATTCGTTTCTCTCCTTCCTCCGAGTAGTCTCCTCCCTCCCTTTTGGAAGACTTTATGA
- a CDS encoding acyltransferase — MCGESTVMVSQGKVYLRGLYGFRFLAAFSVFYAHLEQAKGWAGIPNWMFHMGTRVAADGVTCFFVLSGFLITYLLLCEEGETLIIHLPSFYLRRMLRIWPLYYSWVLLVFFVFPFIPFMKFPVLGTVLDGYFLHRFLLFLFLSPQIAISLYSHPPFGGPLWSVGVEEYFYLIWPLLLKNIPRPRLLLGLVGFVLVMPVVRYFILKFSIQWVGSIFSLCRFDCMAIGALFAWIRMYKNEWLQCLFQRRWIPWAVWFWALVHFVVGVRYGIFTDTVYSLVFSLLIVIVAFHPFPLFSLESAFLTFMGKISYGFYVFHWAVNVCVIQFFLRFVHVQNNFIFNLLLFVICFGMTAALSAVSFFGFERKFLSSAR, encoded by the coding sequence GTGTGCGGCGAATCAACCGTAATGGTCTCCCAAGGGAAAGTTTACCTTCGCGGGCTCTATGGATTTCGTTTTTTGGCGGCCTTTTCCGTTTTTTACGCTCATTTGGAACAGGCAAAAGGTTGGGCCGGAATTCCCAACTGGATGTTTCACATGGGGACCCGCGTTGCGGCCGATGGCGTCACGTGTTTCTTTGTTTTGAGCGGATTTTTGATTACTTACCTTCTATTGTGCGAAGAAGGCGAGACATTGATAATCCATCTCCCCTCCTTTTACTTGCGTCGAATGCTCCGCATCTGGCCCTTGTACTATTCTTGGGTTCTGTTAGTTTTTTTTGTCTTCCCATTTATTCCGTTTATGAAATTTCCTGTGCTTGGAACTGTTCTTGACGGTTATTTTCTACATCGGTTTCTTTTGTTTCTTTTCCTGTCTCCACAGATTGCGATTTCTCTTTACTCTCATCCCCCCTTTGGGGGGCCCCTGTGGTCAGTGGGGGTGGAGGAATATTTTTACTTGATATGGCCGCTCCTATTAAAAAATATACCCCGACCAAGGCTTCTTCTCGGTTTGGTCGGTTTTGTCCTCGTCATGCCGGTGGTTCGGTATTTCATATTGAAATTTTCAATTCAATGGGTCGGATCGATTTTCTCATTGTGCCGGTTTGATTGCATGGCCATCGGCGCCTTGTTCGCTTGGATTCGAATGTACAAAAACGAATGGCTTCAATGTCTTTTTCAGAGGAGATGGATCCCGTGGGCCGTCTGGTTCTGGGCGCTGGTGCATTTCGTTGTGGGAGTGCGTTACGGAATATTCACGGACACCGTGTATTCTCTTGTTTTTAGCCTCTTGATCGTGATCGTTGCGTTTCATCCCTTCCCGCTTTTTTCTCTCGAAAGCGCATTTTTAACATTCATGGGGAAAATCTCCTATGGTTTCTATGTTTTTCATTGGGCGGTCAATGTCTGTGTCATTCAATTTTTCCTTCGTTTTGTTCATGTTCAAAATAACTTTATTTTTAATCTTTTGCTCTTTGTCATTTGTTTTGGCATGACCGCTGCCTTGTCCGCGGTCTCCTTTTTTGGATTTGAACGAAAGTTCCTTTCGTCCGCCCGTTAG
- a CDS encoding methyltransferase domain-containing protein: MEQIDFIQVLNKSTKRDYVGRVTEFPKAQAARIAKKYGSEYWDGDRKFGFGGYRYDGRWFPLAQTIAKHYGLKSGDRILDVGCGKGYMLYEFQRAVPGLQISGIDISTYAIDNAKEEVKPFLQVGNATQLPFPDKSFDFVYSNTTLHNLYNYELHDAVKEIERVGKMNKYICVESYRNEEEKANMLYWQLTCESFYTPQEWAWFYKLCGYTGDYGFIYFES; this comes from the coding sequence ATGGAACAAATTGATTTTATTCAGGTTTTAAATAAATCCACCAAACGAGACTACGTGGGCCGTGTCACGGAATTCCCCAAGGCACAGGCCGCTCGAATCGCTAAAAAATACGGTTCGGAATACTGGGACGGGGACCGAAAGTTCGGGTTTGGAGGGTACCGTTATGATGGCCGTTGGTTCCCCCTGGCCCAGACCATCGCCAAACATTATGGCTTGAAATCGGGGGACAGAATATTGGATGTGGGTTGCGGCAAAGGGTATATGTTGTACGAATTCCAACGGGCGGTCCCGGGCTTGCAAATTTCCGGGATTGATATTTCAACTTACGCCATCGATAATGCAAAGGAAGAAGTGAAGCCGTTCCTTCAGGTAGGGAACGCCACCCAATTACCCTTCCCTGACAAGTCTTTCGATTTCGTTTATTCCAACACAACTCTTCACAACCTTTACAATTATGAGCTTCATGACGCGGTGAAAGAAATCGAACGTGTGGGAAAAATGAACAAATACATTTGTGTTGAATCCTACCGAAACGAGGAAGAAAAAGCCAATATGCTCTATTGGCAACTCACCTGCGAAAGTTTCTACACACCTCAGGAATGGGCCTGGTTTTATAAGCTTTGTGGTTACACCGGAGATTATGGTTTCATATATTTTGAGTCTTGA
- a CDS encoding phosphotransferase, whose protein sequence is MTPGDVASIVERVTGECPKGVSLLNGVGNNVVAKVDLSAGARVAKIYFRHPDDPRDRLGTEFKMLTFLWETGVHRVPQPFGMFREESLGLYEYIDGIPLTPADISWAEVEQLITFLEDLYNRKDRPEAQRLPTASDYAPSLAEYWVNVSRRFRRLQQEIDPRMDPVAADFINGPLSWAYEALENFLKNQAKSGFTIDKVLDPAQLTLSPADHGFQNTLRREGHLVFLDFEYAGWDDPAQMIANSCLHPAVPMPLDLHPRFVREMSQRLTGTSDGLRRLRLIYPMLALKWCLILLNEFLKVEGERRIFAGVDVGERKMLQIDKSKRQWEVLAASIEKGFFLDHMLG, encoded by the coding sequence ATGACGCCGGGTGACGTGGCTTCCATTGTGGAGCGCGTTACGGGCGAATGCCCTAAGGGGGTTTCTCTCCTGAACGGGGTGGGCAACAACGTGGTGGCCAAGGTGGATTTGTCGGCAGGCGCCCGGGTCGCAAAGATTTATTTTCGCCACCCCGACGATCCCCGAGATCGCCTGGGGACCGAGTTTAAGATGTTAACGTTTCTGTGGGAAACAGGGGTGCATCGTGTCCCCCAGCCATTTGGGATGTTTCGCGAGGAATCTCTGGGACTCTATGAGTATATCGATGGGATTCCGTTGACTCCCGCCGATATCTCATGGGCGGAAGTGGAACAGCTCATCACATTTTTGGAAGATTTGTATAATCGAAAAGACCGACCAGAAGCCCAACGATTACCGACCGCATCGGATTACGCTCCTTCGTTAGCCGAATATTGGGTGAATGTCTCCCGCCGCTTTCGACGTTTGCAACAGGAAATCGATCCACGGATGGACCCCGTAGCGGCCGATTTTATTAACGGGCCGCTCTCTTGGGCGTATGAAGCTTTAGAGAATTTTTTAAAGAATCAGGCGAAATCAGGATTCACCATCGACAAAGTTTTAGATCCGGCTCAGCTAACGTTAAGCCCCGCCGACCACGGGTTTCAGAACACACTGAGGCGAGAGGGACATTTGGTTTTCCTGGATTTTGAATACGCGGGGTGGGATGATCCGGCGCAAATGATTGCCAACTCTTGCCTGCACCCGGCCGTGCCGATGCCTCTGGATCTCCACCCGAGGTTTGTCCGAGAAATGTCCCAGCGGTTGACTGGAACCTCGGACGGCCTGCGCCGTTTGCGGTTGATTTATCCGATGTTGGCTTTGAAATGGTGTCTCATACTACTTAATGAATTCCTTAAGGTGGAAGGGGAACGTCGGATATTCGCAGGAGTCGATGTTGGGGAACGAAAAATGCTTCAAATTGATAAATCAAAACGCCAATGGGAAGTCCTGGCGGCATCCATCGAGAAGGGCTTTTTTTTAGACCACATGCTAGGATAA
- a CDS encoding HAD family hydrolase, with protein sequence MSVPSNTSDRYGRSVRIGIDFDNTLVCCAPLFFRVACERRMIPPELSGGKDAVRQILRDQGRDTEWTELQGIVYGPLLSEALPFPGAREFLVLCRQKGIPVYVISHKTPHAVGGPAHDLHEAGQRWLESYGFYDGVALSRDEVFFEPTRKDKLNRIRTLGCTHFIDDLKEVFAEPHFPMGVKKWLFAPDLPPEKLEGYRSFTTWDHVARAFEEDLLA encoded by the coding sequence GAATACCTCGGATCGTTACGGGCGCTCTGTGCGCATAGGAATTGATTTCGACAACACGCTCGTCTGTTGCGCCCCCCTTTTTTTTCGGGTCGCCTGTGAGCGTAGGATGATTCCGCCCGAACTTTCCGGGGGGAAAGACGCGGTTCGCCAAATTTTGAGGGATCAAGGGCGCGATACGGAATGGACAGAATTGCAAGGAATAGTTTATGGCCCTCTTCTCTCCGAAGCGCTCCCATTCCCAGGCGCGAGAGAGTTTCTCGTTCTGTGTCGTCAAAAAGGAATCCCGGTGTATGTCATTAGCCATAAGACACCCCACGCCGTGGGTGGGCCAGCACACGATCTACATGAAGCGGGACAGCGTTGGTTGGAAAGTTATGGATTCTACGATGGGGTTGCCTTATCCCGTGATGAGGTCTTTTTTGAGCCCACACGGAAGGACAAGCTGAACCGCATTCGCACTCTTGGGTGTACCCATTTTATCGACGATTTGAAAGAGGTCTTCGCTGAACCCCATTTTCCAATGGGAGTGAAGAAGTGGCTTTTTGCTCCAGATCTACCACCAGAGAAATTGGAGGGATACCGTTCCTTTACAACCTGGGACCATGTCGCGCGTGCGTTTGAAGAGGATCTTCTGGCATGA
- a CDS encoding zinc-binding dehydrogenase codes for MKFKAAVLVESRKPLVIEELEAPVLKYGQVLVKIICTGICGAQINEIDAVKGPDKFLPHLLGHEATAEVMECGEGVTTVKPGQRVVCHWRKGAGLQSPPPQYQSKLGLVNAGWVTTFSEYAVISENRLTPVSRELDPGIGALMGCAITTAMGVINNDARLGIGESIVVFGAGGVGLSMIQFAAMVGGYPIVAIDLYDNKLELAKRLGATYTLNPKMGDIEAEIQRIVGAPGADVTIENTGVADVIELAYNVTSPRGRTILVGVPPVNARQPRFYTLPLHFKKFLTGSEGGSCRPEFDIPKLERLLRAGKLRLDDIVTKRYPIDQINTAIDDLRKGCVAGRCLLTIGKDE; via the coding sequence ATGAAATTTAAAGCCGCCGTCCTCGTCGAAAGTCGCAAGCCACTCGTCATAGAGGAACTGGAAGCCCCTGTCCTTAAGTATGGTCAGGTGTTGGTCAAAATAATCTGTACCGGGATCTGCGGAGCGCAGATCAACGAAATCGATGCCGTAAAGGGGCCCGATAAGTTTCTCCCGCACTTGCTGGGCCATGAAGCGACAGCCGAAGTCATGGAATGCGGCGAGGGGGTCACAACGGTAAAGCCGGGCCAGCGGGTGGTCTGTCACTGGCGCAAAGGTGCGGGTCTCCAATCGCCCCCCCCTCAGTATCAATCAAAGTTGGGTCTTGTGAACGCCGGTTGGGTTACCACTTTTAGTGAATACGCTGTGATTTCTGAAAACCGTCTCACCCCCGTGTCTAGGGAGTTGGACCCAGGAATAGGTGCTCTTATGGGGTGCGCTATCACCACAGCGATGGGGGTTATAAATAATGACGCCCGTCTTGGCATTGGAGAATCTATTGTCGTGTTTGGGGCCGGGGGGGTTGGCCTAAGTATGATTCAATTTGCGGCCATGGTGGGGGGATATCCCATTGTCGCTATCGACCTGTATGACAACAAGCTGGAATTGGCGAAGCGCCTTGGCGCCACCTATACGCTCAATCCAAAAATGGGCGACATCGAAGCCGAAATTCAGAGAATTGTGGGCGCTCCTGGAGCGGATGTGACCATCGAAAACACGGGGGTCGCCGACGTGATTGAGTTGGCCTACAACGTAACGAGCCCGAGAGGCCGCACCATTTTAGTGGGTGTTCCCCCCGTGAACGCCCGTCAGCCAAGGTTCTACACTCTTCCTCTCCATTTTAAAAAATTCCTCACGGGCTCCGAAGGGGGAAGTTGCCGACCAGAATTCGATATCCCAAAACTGGAAAGGTTGCTGCGGGCAGGAAAATTGCGGTTGGATGATATTGTGACAAAACGTTATCCTATCGATCAAATTAATACAGCCATCGATGATTTGCGCAAAGGGTGTGTGGCCGGTCGATGCCTTCTCACCATCGGGAAAGATGAATAG
- a CDS encoding DUF1016 family protein yields the protein MAVKKPEKHLTFSRRSVRRGATRYGRLVGSIRGLLENARRTAVRAVNGMLVATCWEIGRRIVEFDQHGKRRAAYGKGLVEKLSRDLAPLGRGFSERNLEQMRAFYLQWPISQTLSAKSETRGLRTLAEQLRLSWSHYVRLLNVKNENARRFYEAECLRGGWSIRQMERQIDSQFYERTALSRNKAAMLIKNQREENPLTPEQEIKDPYVLEFLGLKDEYSENQLEEALILHLESFLLELGANFTFAARQKRMRIGDEWYRIDLLFYHRRLRCLVLIDLKLGKFTHSDAGQMHMYLNYAKAHWTNPDENPPVGLILCAQKDESVAKYSLEDLPNKVLAAEYRTVLPEEKAIVEELNRTRLSLLKRWAKPKQTQ from the coding sequence ATGGCAGTAAAAAAACCTGAGAAACATTTGACCTTTAGCCGTCGGTCTGTTAGGCGGGGAGCGACCCGTTATGGCCGCCTGGTCGGAAGTATTCGGGGCCTTCTGGAGAATGCCCGACGGACTGCGGTGCGTGCTGTCAATGGAATGTTGGTGGCCACTTGTTGGGAAATTGGCCGACGGATTGTGGAGTTTGATCAACACGGAAAAAGAAGGGCAGCCTATGGGAAGGGCCTGGTGGAAAAGTTGTCTCGGGATTTGGCCCCCCTTGGGCGTGGATTTTCAGAGAGAAATCTTGAACAAATGCGGGCTTTCTATCTCCAATGGCCAATTTCGCAGACACTGTCTGCGAAATCAGAGACCCGTGGGCTCAGGACTCTCGCAGAACAATTGAGGCTTTCTTGGTCCCACTACGTTCGACTTCTGAACGTAAAAAATGAGAATGCGCGCCGATTCTACGAAGCGGAGTGCTTGCGCGGAGGGTGGTCCATTCGGCAAATGGAACGACAAATCGACAGCCAATTTTACGAGCGCACGGCTTTGTCGCGCAACAAAGCGGCTATGCTAATAAAGAATCAGAGAGAAGAAAATCCTCTTACCCCCGAACAGGAAATCAAAGATCCTTATGTTTTGGAATTCCTTGGTCTGAAAGATGAGTATTCCGAAAATCAACTGGAGGAGGCATTGATTCTCCATTTGGAGTCTTTTCTGTTGGAGTTGGGAGCAAATTTCACTTTTGCGGCAAGGCAAAAGAGGATGCGAATTGGAGATGAGTGGTACCGAATCGATTTGCTTTTCTATCACAGACGATTGCGATGTTTGGTGCTGATCGACCTCAAGCTCGGGAAGTTCACTCACTCCGATGCTGGCCAAATGCATATGTATTTAAATTATGCCAAAGCTCATTGGACCAACCCAGACGAAAATCCGCCCGTTGGACTAATCCTTTGCGCGCAGAAAGATGAATCCGTGGCAAAATATTCTCTGGAGGACTTGCCCAACAAGGTTCTGGCCGCTGAATACAGGACTGTTTTGCCCGAAGAAAAAGCCATTGTTGAGGAACTCAATCGCACCCGCCTGTCTCTGTTGAAGCGCTGGGCCAAACCAAAACAAACCCAATGA